The stretch of DNA gaaaaattgtgtttttttttcggtgtccaaatcaaacaaaccaagtctctatttgtagagaaaaaaaaattatgaattttggtataaaaaataaaaaataaaaaattaatttacgacgaaataatcgagtttaaagtataaaatgaaaaaaaattaacgcagccaatcagcttctgacacgtggcctgccttttcaaaaggctttctctctccgcgtcagcCATCCAGCAAAACGCGcacctgtcggcgcgtgtgatgcacgcgctcTGATCTTGTGCAatcacacgctgccacgtgtcctgggggggggggaaaaagaagtgggggcgcgtgtactgttgcataaaattacagaaatgcccttgttgctctattcttccaaaaaattaaaaaatgggtatttttgtccaactcaaaaggtgcaccttgctaatttagacccaactgggtctaaattagcagccccctatatatatatatatatatatatatatatatatatatatatatatatatatatatatatatatatatatatatatatatcttcatcAATGGGAGGACTCAAACGATTTCAGTTTGTTGGCCTTTCATCAAAGCCTCTCCATGGTTGGGGGTTATTGTCATGTttatattgttgttgttgttgttgttgttgttgatttcactttcaatgatacaatcaatgttgataacaacgatgaaaattaaaaacccagtttcatttttagatttttagataATTGTGAACTGACGgagtttaataaattattaacgacgaataaattaatttaggTGTCGCATTTTAATTGGTGAACAGTATCAACAGTACCTATGgaactgtttctaagttttgtcctatatttaattaatttaatatgagaatatggtgggagaaaaatggaactatttctaagttttgtcctatatttaattaatttaatatcagaatatggtgggaaaaattgaaaaattcacGAAAAAATGTTGAGATTAAAACAGTAAGAATTCTGAGTCATCTCGAGGGAATTGGTTTCTGCAGGGTTGTGCGGATGAtacttttagttttaaaaaaaaaagaattaaatacaaagttaaaaaatcaatgacttttttttagaagttttttttggaagatattttgttgttgatataaggactaattaattttttgagaaataaattaccttttattttactggaacaaaaaattcacttgtcatcaatacattggtcattcttttgaaatagattgacCAATACATTATGCAGAATTTATATTTAGTCTCATGCAACTtgtgttttactaatatattatgttgtatattattttaaataatttacaggttatattcatattaatatgggagcataatttttttggttatatctacgggccttatctttttactcatatattaataaagttgtatatatttttattaattttacgagttatacttatatattaatatggggacatcatcttttgtgtgaattctaagggacctatgtttttcttcttattaataaggttttttgttctttaataatttatgtagcacatatatttatactcatatattaataccagaaccttttttgtttttaatttctacaagatttatatttttaagaatttaatttatatgcaccgtcagtgtaaagttattttacacatgtatccaataatatactgacacatcatgtatggtatgtaaaaacacatgatgtgtcaaattcattaaatgatgtagCAACatatcattggatgtatgtgtaaagaatctttacaccgacagtgcacaacaattaaactttatctttaaacatattttaataaaattgtttaattttttataattttccaGGTTATAatagatcatatattaatacaggggcctaattattttgttgatttttacgagacctatgtttttttattaatatattaataaggttgtcaattctttcataatttctacatgacatatatttatactcatatattaacacaataatctaatcttttgtgtgatttctgcaaGGCTATAtgcttttactcttattaataaatttttcagttttttactattttttgtgagatctatatttatactcatatgttaatacaatgacctaatgttttgtgtaatttttgtgggacctatattttttactcatattaataagcttgcacgttcttttataatatatgtggaacctatatttatactcatatattatcatcaaaacttattttttatgttgtctatttttttttttacaattttacgggttatactcatatttaatatttaatacggtgacctaattattttgatgatttttgtgagacctatattttcactaacatattaataaggttgcctattttctaataatttttacgggactatatttatactcatatattgaatACACAGACATGAGTTTTTGGTTATGTTTACAAGacgatgtttttactaatatattaataaggtagcctatttttttcatgatttctccattatctatatttataatttttttttgaacaaaatttatattatactaatacGAATATCTGAgatttttttgtgatggttttaccattgttctttttcttttttttatcgaatattatatcctttctgattttttttttatcttttgaattactttccaataaattattatttcatgttaccaaatgaggagcggcaacgccgcgactctcgtgcggacgcacgggtgtccagCTAGTTACTTATTAAGAGCAGGACCGGCTATTAGCATGTACAGGGTGTGCTACGTAGCCGGACCTCAATTTTATTGGGGCctcaacaaaaatttatatggTAGTAGATCTCtgcaaaaatatgaaaaaaattgattcacaaaaataaaataagaactcaatatttttttaacccgtctttgttaaaaaataatttcaaaggCCCAACTAAAATGGCTAAGCTTCCGGAAAAAACATAAAGTgaacaaaaaatacaatatgaagatttgtttcgatgaattTACTTAAAAAACTGCTATAGAAGTTAAGTGTTGCGCTTAAGTAGTTAAcataaagtgaaaaaaaaaatacaatatgaatattttgtatGTTAGTTATAAGGATGacaattttttatgtcattaatgttatttacaatttaaataaaaattattttttctaaattttttgcattttttttattaaggctTCTGTTCTTAATATTTGGAGCCGGGCCTCCAAATTGTCGGAACCGACCCTAATTAAGAGCAAAAACCATAGTATCATCATCATGGTTAACACTAACAACAACGAGTATCATtccttcaaaaagaaaaaaaaaaaaaacaacaacgaGTATCATGGTTGGAATTGCGGTAGAAATGGGTCCCACAACAGAAGCGCGTGATAGTGTCATATGAGTTGTTGTGTTTTCCATGACACGATTTATCTCAACTACTACCGACGCATCCCACTATCATCAACCGTTCATCAAATATGACTGCGGTGGTTAAGATTCAACTTCAGATCCAATAATCTGAACCGTTCATCTCTCCAGCAGACatgaaaaattaacataaacgTGGTTTCatgaaataattgaaaaaaatgaatcTAACCCAGATCTTGTTTCATAGGGGCTTTTCAGTCATTAACTACACTTCAACTACCACTACCTCTCTCTTTTGATTTTTTCCCTATAAATTCACACCTTAGTCTTCTCTTTGGACTCACACAGCTTGATCAGACTTAACCAAAGCAAAGCAGGTTCATTCTGTTCAAGCATCAACTTCTCTTCCTTAATACAACAACCTTTTTCTTAAGGTATGTTGTTTCTTCGTTATGTCTTGTTTTTCTCATTTCTGTTTCTATAGATCTTATGGGGTTGTTcaagttttgattttgattttctggGTCATTTTGTTTTGTGGTTTTATCAATTGGGTTGATCTTGGTTTtcacctagttttttttttttttactgaaaaaTCATGTTGTATATATGCTGTTAGGACCTTGATctacatttttttatcttacgattttttgtttttctttccaattttgttggaattgtgtttgaTCGTTTAGATCTGGAGGAATTATTATTATGTTGGTGCTTTTTCATGTTGATAATTGTTGAGTGaaactttattttctttgatCTGTTTCAGTAATTAACTAACTATTTAACTTGTACTgaatttagatttaaatttgtTGGTTAGTGTTCTAGTTGATTTTATAGACATAGCTTGAAATGAGACATTGGTTAAGTTGAACTAAGTTAGTAAATGTTAGAATTAACCATGTGAATTAGACAAAATTAGTGGGACACTGTGATTTTATTGAAGTTCTAAAGTGTAACTTTTGATCGAATGGTGGTGGCCAATGTGATTTGACTAAAATTGTGtactaaataaattttaacttaatttgTCATTATCTTAATGCGAGATTAATGTTATGAATATACACCATATATAGAAGGCATGGGGACTTAATTTGGTTATAGATGCTTAATTTACTTTCTTTCTTTCGTTGTGTATTTTAGGTCTTAATCAAAGATGGCAACAGAAACTTTCCTATTCACATCTGAATCAGTGAACGAGGGACACCCCGACAAACTTTGCGACCAGATCTCTGATGCTGTTCTTGATGCTTGCCTTGAGCAAGATCCAGAGAGCAAAGTTGCATGTGAAACTTGCACAAAGACCAATATGGTTATGGTTTTTGGTGAGATCACAACAAAAGCCAATGTTGACTATGAAAAGATTGTCCGTAACACATGCAGGAACATAGGATTTGTTTCAGATGATGTTGGTCTTGATGCTGACAACTGCAAAGTTCTTGTCAACATTGAACAACAGAGTCCTGATATTGCTCAAGGTGTTCATGGCCATCTCACAAAAAGACCTGAGGAAATCGGTGCTGGTGATCAAGGTCACATGTTCGGGTATGCCACTGATGAGACACCGGAATTTATGCCTTTGAGCCATGTTCTTGCAACCAAGTTAGGAGCTAAGCTCACTGAGGTTCGCAAGAACGGAACTTGCCCTTGGTTGAGACCTGATGGAAAGACACAAGTCACTGTTGAGTATTACAATGATAAGGGTGCCATGGTTCCAATCCGTGTCCACACCGTGCTTATCTCAACACAGCACGACGAAACTGTTACCAACGACGAAATTGCAGCTGATTTGAAAGAACACGTGATCAAGCCTGTGATCCCTGAGAAGTATCTCGACGAGAAGACCATTTTCCACTTGAACCCTTCAGGCCGTTTCGTCATCGGTGGTCCTCACGGTGACGCAGGTCTAACCGGCCGTAAGATCATCATCGATACTTATGGAGGTTGGGGTGCACACGGTGGTGGTGCTTTCTCCGGAAAAGATCCAACAAAAGTCGACAGAAGTGGTGCTTACATTGTAAGACAAGCTGCAAAGAGTATTGTTGCTAATGGACTTGCTAGAAGGTGCCTTGTGCAAGTTTCCTATGCTATTGGTGTTCCTGAGCCATTGTCTGTTTTCGTTGATTCTTATGGTACTGGAACGATCCCCGACAAGGAAATCCTTAACATTGTTAAGGAAACCTTTGACTTTAGGCCTGGAATGATCTCTATTAACCTTGATCTTTTGAGGGGTGGGAATAGCAGGTTTTTGAAGACTGCTGCTTATGGACATTTTGGTAGAGATGATGCTGATTTCACATGGGAAGTTGTTAAGCCACTCAAGGGAGGAAAGTTATCTACTGCATAAGTGAAGTGTGATGATGATTCCAATCTTGTCAAACATGGAGTTTTGGATGTTGCCTACAATCATGATTGTAACAaaatagttataatttttattgtgtACCCCCCTCTCCCTCtcattttatgttttcatttattatatatgtatttgatttgattggtaattttttttcttttctgatttGTGTATTTGTATTTGTTCGTTTAGAACATATATTTTACATGATCAACCGACAAAATGTTGTCCAAGGATTTATTCCATATATTGTAATAATATCAAATTAAAGTGAGGTTACAATTAGTTGGTTACTAAATTTTTGGtgtttactaattttttttttttttttgacaaacaacaaatagaagaaaaatatgGGTTCTGCTTCTTTTGTGTGCCGGTCACATAGGTGGTTCACATGTAAATAAAATCATATCGAACAGTTAATCTTAAGGTTCAACAAAGGTTGGAACGGTTATGACctacatttttaattaatatataaaaaataataaataaaatcctcttttttttttttgtaaaacatGAGTGCAAAGtccaaaacaaagaaaaaaattagactCTTACAAGGATGTTTCTAGGATATGAGTATCAAAAGGATCAAACGAGCAACTAAAATTGATCAGTCAATCAACAATTCTATTTTCCTCGAGGAAAGAGTTAGGCAAATGAGCTTGCCAATTTAATGTTAAAAGTTGCCTAATGCGACACACCAAAGTTAGGTTTcctgttgaatttttttttttttttgtcaacatATCAATCAACACTTTAGAATCACTACATGGAAATGAGTGACTCCTTACTTTCAAGCTATATCCATTCCCAAACATGCTCCATATATCCGCATGAAGAGCATCACACTTTCCAATTTTTCGAGAGTATCCCTCAGGTAGCACCATTAGATCTTCAACAAGGTGGAAATTCTCATATTCTTTTTGTACATGTTTAGCAGGCCCCCACAACCAGCAAGATTCACCATATCTTGAGTTGCATCACAATTGAGTTTAATACACTCTTTTGAGGTCTCTTACAACAACTGAAGATGATATCCCTTTGTAGTCCAATCCCAGGGTTATTGATGTGCCAAACTATCTATTTTGCAGCCTTAATAGCAATAAGAGTATGGTTAGGCGGGCATTAAAAACATTAACTACAAGAAATATGGCCTTTAGCGACGGTTTTGGAGGAGTATAGAGGCGGTTTTAAACCGTCGCAACACCACATAGCGACAGTTGTACAGTGGTCGCAGATCTTGACGTCGTCAGCACTATATAGCGACGGTTTTATAAACCAAGCCGTCGCAATTGGTGTAGCATCAGTTATAAACTGTCGCAatgccttattttttttaaaaaaagttttggtattttttggttagcttatagcttttcaTGTTTTAATTGATCTTATTTCATACTGATAACACTACTaaattaattgataaaaatcCAATGCAATAATCATCAACAAAagcataattttaattaaaggcttaactacagatttggtcctttacgtttattttaggtttcaatttggttccttacgtttattttaagtttcaagttagtcacttccgttagttttgtcactaatactgtttgaacagtacacgtgtcagtgtgtccaagtgccacgtgtctgtctgcaaattggctgccacatgtgacaaaattgaccgaaaggactaacttgaaacctaaaataaacgtaagggaccaaattgatactttttaaacgtaagagaccaaattgaaacctaaaataaacgtaaggaaccaaatgtgtagttaaacctaaaatcgattaccatcaaagttactaatttatccttagtacttttaaccacgttgcaaattttatatcattcattgtaatttcgctacaaaattttttaaaaaaatatagaaataacataagataaatacaaaaaaaaatgcaacaaatatagaaagaataagataagtataaaaaaaatattatataggaatctatgcataaaaataggaaaaaaaaacaataaaaagattatagagttcaatcaataaaaataaattatcgtcttccgtaaaaaaaaaacaaaatttatcgaaagaatatagaaaaataagttgaatacataaaaataggaatatagaaatagaaacataaagaataactatattaaaaaaaacataaacaaatttttcatcaagaataaaataatataaactagCGGGTCAGACATgcgagtttgttaataaaagatttttgctgcaaCACACTACAAAGACTTTTCTATATTATacataaaaagaatacatgagttttggtgtggacttttttGACGGAAGacgataatttattttttaacggaAGGCGAgtttgttactatttttttttttgccgaaacacaaaaaaaaatcagggaaaagtccacaccaaaactcatgtattctttatacccaaattacaccggtgtaacatttgagtaatgttacaccgctcaataacgttttaacgaaaacaaattttacaaaattcactgttggattgaaagcttatatgtatagatcatctatgttaaattttacaaaaatctaaaatcatttgatatgttttttagatagatcaagattattatttgtcactgaaacataaaaaattagataaataagttttacaaaaatgccaaaattgttAGGCCTGACATCGTGACCTGGGTTCGAACccggatctcacaattatatatgaatttaatttcaatgaattaccacttcatctaagacaaaaaaaaaagttttacaaaaaataacacaatagtttcacttatatttaacaatattttattctaaataaattttctacattaaaataatgataaacttaaatatcaaacTAAATTCAACTTCGCACGGATCTTTAAACTAGTATTCTTGAATATCCAATCTCCGCAagttagagaaaaaaaattagaagccTGATTTGAAGGAACTAATATGAGTTATACTTGTAATGCCTTTGATCAATCTCTTAAAACATGGATGACCGTCTCGTCCTGAGTTCCACACTTATTGCATAAAGGAGAAATACAAATGCCCCATTTACTCCTACAGTGATTAGCGAGAAGACGTTCATGAGCAGCGGTCCAAATAAATATGTCTGAAGTACCTAATTCTGACGATATAATAATCTTGTATGTGACCGATTATGTTCATACCCACTTTTATAactgatttttgttttaaaaaaaataggtttttggtttaataattgtttttaaattgatttttgaataaaaaattcaattttcaaaattgattttttaaaaactcaGTTTTCAATTCCAAAgttttttcagaaaaaaaaaagtatccgattttttttcgggaaaaaagttctgatattttattggaaaaaaaagtttcggttttttccgaaaaaaatatttttatatttttaaacagtaaaatatacaaattctaagttttttttttttttttttatcatatttagttttttaactAGTGTTTCGGAAATATTAATTAGCACTTTTTTGGTTGATAGACAAAATGGCAAAGCCATTGGAAACTCACACATACAAGTGGAGTGACCGGGGTTCAAACCCCGTCCCGACGTCTGATACTAACAATTTCGAAATTTCTGTCAGTTTAGCTAGAATTTATggacaacatttttttattaggttaggataatttattatttgtctcttttaataataattttattcgGATATGAACAACTCCATACTAACAATGTCGAATGAGCAAGTGATCGGAAATCTTCTATATTGTTATAGGGCAAAGTCTATGGTGCACAAATGTCTTaagttgtgcaccatgcacaagtcaCCAAAaacactataacgaatacgaattttacaaaatccaccattggatagaaaatttatatcgtatagatcatccataatttttttaaaaaaaattgaaaatcatttgatatgttattgagacccgtcaaaattaacggtttatggatttttatttgatacaattaatcttgatgagtctcaataacatatcaaatgattttcaattattttttttaaaatttacgGACCAATTGGTTCAACACTCTAACCGGAGCtttaaagaaagagaagaaataaaACGGCAAACTGGAAAGTACGGAATTAATTAACGTTACACGGCCTCCAAGAGATAAATATCGACCTTGCCAACTTGAAAGTTTTGATTTCATGGATTCAATGATGCCATTCCACGTGGCGCATCTTCTAGGATTAGCCCCCACAGGTATCCCCAAAAAACGGAAAGGGGTTGAATCAATATTACAAGATAAAAAAGATGAAGCAACTTTCATGAAATTATCCGCAACGTGTAATCCGTAAATCTTTCTCTTGAGGAAATTAACCTTAAGTCCTGAAACTAGCTCGAAACTACGTAAAATGGATTTGATACTCCATAAGTTATCCCAATTATCTTCACCAACAAAAATAGTATCATCTGCGAATTGAAGGACATTGAACTGAATATTATCACTGACCTTATAGCCCCGATATAATCCGAGTTCCACTGCTCTTTTAATTATGCCTGTTAGGCCTTCAGCTGCGATGAGGAAGAGAAACAGTGAAAGAGGGTCTCCTTGTCGTAACCCCTTT from Trifolium pratense cultivar HEN17-A07 linkage group LG5, ARS_RC_1.1, whole genome shotgun sequence encodes:
- the LOC123883704 gene encoding S-adenosylmethionine synthase, encoding MATETFLFTSESVNEGHPDKLCDQISDAVLDACLEQDPESKVACETCTKTNMVMVFGEITTKANVDYEKIVRNTCRNIGFVSDDVGLDADNCKVLVNIEQQSPDIAQGVHGHLTKRPEEIGAGDQGHMFGYATDETPEFMPLSHVLATKLGAKLTEVRKNGTCPWLRPDGKTQVTVEYYNDKGAMVPIRVHTVLISTQHDETVTNDEIAADLKEHVIKPVIPEKYLDEKTIFHLNPSGRFVIGGPHGDAGLTGRKIIIDTYGGWGAHGGGAFSGKDPTKVDRSGAYIVRQAAKSIVANGLARRCLVQVSYAIGVPEPLSVFVDSYGTGTIPDKEILNIVKETFDFRPGMISINLDLLRGGNSRFLKTAAYGHFGRDDADFTWEVVKPLKGGKLSTA